The window atatttaataatttgaaACTCTTaacctagtggttgagagcttacctatgactaggGAAGTcttgggttcgaatcacatccgggtgggATGGagatttttctcttttttctttaatgtaAACACATTgtgtgtaaattttttttttttaaaaaaaattaatttttattgattcTCCTGAACGGCATATAAGAAGAATGTAGAAAattcctataaaaaaaaaagaacggaaaaggtttatcttgtccgtagatctatagatctgcgtggttgTAAAAACAGAAAGGACTTAGATCCGAATGTCTGGAAGAGTCTAACTGATGAAGCATGGATTGCAGAGGTTTTTCAACGGGATTCGACGTACGAGAAGGATAtgatttctttgtttgttttatttgtaccttttatgggttttattgctctttgtagccttattattgctctttgtagccTATATGGGTGGGAGGTTTTATTCGTCTTCATTCTCGTGTATGTATTTGTATTgttaaattaatgaaatgatatggctttttatcaaaaaaaaaaaaaaaaaaaaaataaataaataaataaataaatgtagtAAATAATTGATAAGGAGTTGAAATAAGTAGAGTAAAAAAGAGGGTTGATGCAAACGTGAGATTGAAATAAGAATGTCACGTTTTGACAGAGCAGGGAATCATAAAAGAGTAAATGGCGGTCAGCCCACAGTTGGGTCGCAGACACGAAAGTGTTTGTTTGGATAAGAACACAAACTTTTTTACTGTGAAGCGGTTattctcttttgtttttctatataaCCCCATTCCCCCTCTCTTCTCCTCTTCCCCTCACTTCTCTCCTCTGTTTTCAAGATTCAAACTTCAATGGATGTCGCTCACTTCTTGTTTGGTATTTTCGGTGGgtgttttcttcttcttgttgttgtttttgttgCTTTTTCTTGATTTACCGTTGGTTGATGGTTTTGTATCTTGTTTTTAGGAAATGCTACTGCTCTTTTCCTGTTTCTGGCTCCTACGTACGTAGacatctctcttctctcttctaGAATTGAATTTCTTGATGGTTTTCTTGATTTGTTGTAAAAATGGTTGACAGGATCACATTCAAGAGAATCATAAGGAGTAAATCAACTGAGCAGTTTTCAGGTATCCCGTATGTCATGACTTTGCTCAACTGTCTCCTCTCTGCCTGGTATGTTCTTCTTCGATCTCTCTTTCTTTTTGTAtgatctctctctatctctcttcTGATGCTGATCTTAGAATTATATGTTGTGATGTAGGTATGGTCTACCATTTGTTTCAAAGAACAATCTTTTAGTGTCAACAATAAACGGAACAGGAGCAGCAATTGAAACAATATATGTTATCATGTTCATCATCTATGCACCAAAAAAGCAAAAGGGAAAAATATTAGGCTTATTTACACTTGTCCTCACAATTTTTGCTACTGTGGCTTTAGTCTCCTTGTTTGCCCTTCACGGTCAGGCCAGAAAGCTCTTTTGTGGATTTGCTGCCACTATCTTTTCTATTATTATGTATGCCTCTCCTCTTTCTATCATTGTAAGTccttttttcacttttttacccaataacatcattttatttttttattcggTATGAATACAAACAAAAAGAGGAACGGTTGCACATGGAAGGATatctttccttctttttttgttatatagCAGTAGGTGAATGGCATTAAAACCTTGCTATGTTTATCTTAAAAAGATAGATTCATCTATGATTAAATTCATATGTGTGTATTGTATTTCCCCCAAAGAGTGGAAGGTTGTTGATGTAATATAAAAATGTGCAGAAATTGGTGATTAAAACAAAGAGTGTGGAGTACATGCCATTCTTCTTGTCACTGTTTGTTTTCTTATGTGGCACATCTTGGTTTGTGTTTGGTCTACTGGGCCATGATCCTTTTGTAGCTGTAAGTTTATATATATCcctatttaatttaaatataatattccAATTATCTTCTTGTCTTGAAAATGGCATTTAATGAATGCAGGTACCA of the Euphorbia lathyris chromosome 7, ddEupLath1.1, whole genome shotgun sequence genome contains:
- the LOC136201445 gene encoding bidirectional sugar transporter SWEET1, producing MDVAHFLFGIFGNATALFLFLAPTITFKRIIRSKSTEQFSGIPYVMTLLNCLLSAWYGLPFVSKNNLLVSTINGTGAAIETIYVIMFIIYAPKKQKGKILGLFTLVLTIFATVALVSLFALHGQARKLFCGFAATIFSIIMYASPLSIIKLVIKTKSVEYMPFFLSLFVFLCGTSWFVFGLLGHDPFVAVPNGFGCGLGALQLLLYFIYRKNKGKGGETDQKPPSASALQMGPDKPNIQDQV